The DNA region ATAGTGAAAAACGTCAGCTTCAATAACGCCATGAAATTTTTCGGAATGGAATAAAAGAGGTACATGATATATGGATAAGATAGTTGAAGAACTTAGTAAGATAGGCATAATCCCCGTGGTAGTCATCGAGGACACCGAAAAAGCCGTGCCGCTGGCAAAGGCATTGTGCGAGGGCGGTCTGCCTGCGGCTGAGGTGACTTTCAGGACAGCGGCGGCTAAGGACGCAATCGAAGCGATGTGCATAGCTTGCCCCGAGATGATAGTCGGTGCAGGTACAGTGCTGACGGTAAAGCAGGCTGAGGACGCACTTGCGGCAGGAGCAAAGTTCATCGTTTCACCGAATTTTGATGAAGCAGTTGTGAAGTTCTGCCTTGAAAGAAAAGTTGCGGTACTGCCCGGCATAGCTACGCCATCAGAACTCGGAAAGGCAGTGGCTATGGGGCTTACGGAGGTAAAGTTCTTTCCTGCTGAACAGGCTGGAGGACTT from Ruminococcus albus AD2013 includes:
- the eda gene encoding bifunctional 4-hydroxy-2-oxoglutarate aldolase/2-dehydro-3-deoxy-phosphogluconate aldolase, translated to MDKIVEELSKIGIIPVVVIEDTEKAVPLAKALCEGGLPAAEVTFRTAAAKDAIEAMCIACPEMIVGAGTVLTVKQAEDALAAGAKFIVSPNFDEAVVKFCLERKVAVLPGIATPSELGKAVAMGLTEVKFFPAEQAGGLAMIKAMAAPFGGVKFMPTGGLNTKNIGEYLDAPEVIACGGSFMVNKEWIAAGDFGKVRKATEAAVDIMLKVRYVGVDEEGASVFAAKKPERTLYHMARRGHISAEASGVQIIRG